Below is a genomic region from Actinomadura sp. NAK00032.
GAGCTGAGCCGCAACCCGACCGTGAAGGACGAGATCGCCTCGTCCCGGCAGGCGTCGGTCAGCGGGCTGATGTTCACCTATCCCGTCCACCAGGCCGCCGACATCCTGTTCTGCAAGGCCAACCTCGTCCCGGTCGGCAAGGACCAGCTCCCGCACCAGGAGATCACCCGGACGATCGCCCGCCGCTTCAACGAGCGCTACGCGCCGGTCTTCCCCGTGCCGGACGCGCTGCTGTCCGCCGCCCCGGGCCTGCTCGGCATGGACGGCCAGAAGATGAGCAAGAGCCGCGGCAACGCCATCGCGCTGTCCGCCGGGCCGGACGAGACGGCGAAACTGATCAGGCGGGCGGTGACCGACGCCGACCGGCACATCGCCTACGCCCCCGAGACCCGTCCGCAGGTGTCGAACCTGGTGCTGCTCGCCGCGCTCTGCCAGGGCCGCGACCCGCACGCCGTCGCCGCCGAGATCGGGGACGGCGGCGGCGCCGCGCTCAAGAAGGTCGTCACGGACTCGGTCAACGAGTTCCTCCGGCCGATCCGCGCCCGCCGCGCCGAGCTGCTCGCGGACCGGACGTACCTGCGCGGCGTCCTCGACGCGGGCAACGAGCGCGCCAACGCCGTCGCCGGCCGCACGCTGGCGGAGGTGAGGGCGGCGATGGAGTCCTAGTGCGGGGCGATGCCGCGCAGCACGACGGCGACCAGGTCGCCGGCGCCGGCCCGCGGGACGCGGTGCGCGATGTCCTCGCCCTGGAAGAGCGCCGACAGCACCGGTTCGTGGCAGGCACCGACGATCATGGACGTGGCGGCGTCCACCGGTGCGTCGGCGGCGAGGCGGCCGAGGTCGCGCTCGGCCCGCAGGTAGCCGGCGAGCCGGGACCGCCAGTCCTCCTCGCCGCCGCTCAGCGCCGAGAACCGGGCGAGCACCTCGGGCTGCGCGACGAGGCCGGCCAGCGCGGGCACGAGGGCGCCGTGGGCGGCCATCCCGTGCGCGACGTATGCGCGCAGGTTCTCCTCGACGGTCGCGGTGCCGGGCTCGGGCAGCGGGTCGAGCGCCCTGCCCACCGACTCCGCCCGCGCCCGCAGCGCGTGCGCGAGCAGCTCCTCCTTGTCGGCGAAGTGGTTGTAGAGGACGCCGTCGGCGACGCCGGCCTCGCGCGCGATCGCCCGGACGGTCAGCCCGGCCGTCGCGCCCTCGGCCATCATCCGCTCCGCCGTCGCGATCAGGTGCTCGCGCAGGGTCCGGTCGCCGGCGCGCAGCGCGGCCGCTTTTCGAGGTGACATCACCGCGCATCGTATGTGCCGAGCGCGAACCCCCGCGCGGCGAGCCCGGGCGGGAGGGCCGGGCCGGCGAGGCCCCCGGTCACCGGCGTGCCGTCACCAGCCAGGACGTGCTCCGCAGGCGGACGGCGCCGTCGCGTTCGAAGCGCCGCATCGCGTCCGCGAGCGTGGCGACCAGGTCGTCTCCCGCGCCGTAGTTGTAGCGGATCGGGCCCCATGCGGCGAAGAACTCCGCCGCGTCCCGCGCGTCCCGCCCCCAGATCTGCTCGGCCTCGACCCGGCGGCAGTTCACGGCGCCGAACCCGGCCGCGCCGAGCACCTCCTGGACGCGCCCGGGATCCGACAGCGACAGGGGCCCGTCGTGCCCGATCGGGGCCTCCTCGCGCGGCGGCAGCGCGGCGAAGACGGACTGGAGGTCGGTGTCGCCGAGGGGTGCCATCGCCAGGAACGCCAGCCGCCCGCCGTCCCGCAGCGCCCGCCGGACGTTCCCGAACGCGGCGACGGGATCGGCGAAGAACATGACGCCGACCCGGCTGATCGCCACGTCGAAGGCGCCGTCCTGGAAGGGGTGGACCTGGGCGTCGCCCTGGACGAACTCCACGTTCCCGACGCCCTCCGCCGCGGCGCGCTCGCGGGCGGTTCCGAGCATGGGCCCGGACAGGTCCACGCCCGTCGCCCCGCCGAGCCGGGCCCGCCGGGCCGCGAGCCGGGTGGTCTGCCCGTTCCCACAGCCGATGTCGAGGACGCGGTCGTGCGGCCCGATGGCGGCCGCGTCCAGCAGGGCGTCGTTGAACCCGCCGTTGACCGCGTCGTACCGGTCGGGATGCTCGGCCCAGTGCGCGCCCTCGTACCCGTTCCACGCCTCCGCTTGATGCGTGTTGACGATCTCCGCCATGTCCCCTCCTCAGGTTATGAACAACCGTTCATGAACTTACGTTCATATCGTCTTCGCCGTCAAGGCCGCGCTGAAGGCCGTACCCGCCGGGCCGAGCGAGTGGGGGGTGCGGCAGTTCGGTGCGCAATGATTACCCGGATGTCGGACCCATCCGAGACGATGAGCGGATGAACCGGTTCCGGCACCGCCGTCCCGTCCCGGCCCTGGAGGTTCCGCACCTCACGGAGCTGCGAGGTCGCCATGAAGGCTGACAGGCGAGACCTGAACCGGGCGCTGCTCGCGCGGCAGATGCTGCTGGAGCGGCGCGACATGCCCGTCCTGGACGCGATCGAGCATCTCGTCGGCATGCAGGCGCAGGCGCCGAGCCCGCCGCACATCGGGCTGTGGAGCCGGCTCGACGGCTTCGCGTTCGACGCGGTCGGCCCGCTGATGACCGAGCGGCGAGTGCTCAGGATGGTCCTGATGCGCGGAACGCTCCACCTGGTCAGCGCCCGCGACGCCCGCGCGCTCCGGCCGCTCACCCAGCCGCTCCTGGACAACTACCTGCGGACCCGGGCCGCCGACCTCGCCGGCATCGACCTCGACGCGGTCACCGCGCACGCCCGCGCACTGCTGGAGGACGAACCGCGCACCGACAAGGAGCTGCGCGAGCTGCTGGCCGAGCGTTGGCCGGGCGAGGACCCCGCGCTGCTCGGCTGGGCGGTCCGGCTCCGGCTGCCGCTGGTGCAGGTCCCGCCGCGCGGCATCTGGGGCGCCTCCGGAATCGCCCGGCACACGACGCTCGACACCTGGCTGGACGGGCGTCCGACCGCCGAGACGACGCTGGACGAGGTCGTGCTGCGCTATCTGGCCGCGTTCGGGCCGGCGAGCGCGCAGGACGTCCAGCAGTGGTCCGGCCTGACGCGGCTCGGCGAGGTCGTCGAGCGGCTGCGGCCCCGGCTGCTGGAGTTCCGGGACGAGGACGGCCGCGCGCTCTACGACGTGCCGGACGCGCCGCGCCCCGGCGGCGACGCGCCCGCGCCGGTCCGGTTCGTCCCGGACTTCGACAACCTGCTGCTCTCGCACGCCGACCGCGCCCGGATCATCAGCGAGGAGCACCGCAAGCGCGTCTTCACCGTCAACGGCATCATCCGCGCGACGTTCCTCGTGGACGGCTTCGTCCACGGCATGTGGAAGATCGAGAAGAAGCGCGGGGAGGCGGTGCTGCGCGTCGACCCGTTCGCGCCTGTCCCGAAGCGGGAGTGCGCCGCGCTGGAGGAGGAGGGCCTGCGACTGCTGGCCGCCGCACATCCCGGCGTGAAGTCGCACGCGGTCGAGTTCCTCTAGCGCTTGCCGGTCAGTCAGCCTTCGCCGCGGGCGCAGGGGGCCTCGTGGTCGGGGTCGAGGGACGACAGGAGCGCGTGCAGGGTCTCGCGGAAGGCGAGCATCTGCTCGCGGTCCAGCGGGTCGAACAGGTGGCGCCTGACCTCGGCGACATGGCCGGGCGCCGCCTTGGCCAGCACCGCGTACCCCTCGTCGGTCAGCCGCGCGATCGTGGTGCGGCGGTCGCCGTCGTGCTTGCAGCGGCTCACCCAGCCGGCCTCCTCCAGCCGGTTCACGGCGTGCGAGAGGCGGCTCGGGGACGAGTGGACGAGCTCGGCGAGCGCGGTCATCGTCAGCGCGCGGCCGGGGGCCTCCGACAGCATCGCCAGGATCATGTAGTAGGCGTGCGGCATCCCGGAGTCGCGCTGGAGCTGCCGGTCGAGGGCGGAGTTGAGCAGCCGCGACGTCCACAGGAAGGCCCGCCAGGTCTCCTGCTCCTCGTCGTCCAGCCACTGCGCCTCGGTCATGCGGACAGTCTACCCAACAGTTGAACCCTCAAGGCTTGAAAGTTCAAGCATCTCCCGGATATGGTTGAAGTCTCAAGTAAAAGGGGGACGACATGACCCGGATGCCGGTGCTCTACCTGAGCCATGGCGCGCCGCCGCTGGCGGACGACGCCCGGTGGACCGGCCAGCTCGCCCGCTGGTCGGCGGACCTGCCGAAGCCCGCGGCGATCCTCATGGTGTCGGCGCACTGGGAGGCCGCGCCGCTCAGCATCGGCGCCACGCGGCAGGTGCCGCTGGTGTACGACTTCTGGGGGTTCCCCGAGCGCTACTACCGCGTCCGCTACGACGCGCCCGGCGCTCCCGAACTGGCCGCCGAGGTGCGCAAGCTGATCCCCGGCGTCCGGCAGGACGAGGAGCGGGGCCTGGACCACGGCGCCTACGTCCCGCTCGTGGAGATGTACCCGGACGCCGACGTCCCCGTGCTGCAGATGTCGATGCCGACGCTGGAGCCGGAGCGGCTCTTCGAGGTGGGGCGGAGCCTCGCGCCGCTGCGCGAGCGGGGCGTGCTGATCGTCGGGAGCGGGTTCACCACGCACAACCTGCGGGAGCTGCGCCCGGACCCGGACGCCCCGCCGCCCGCCTGGTCGGCGGAGTTCGACGAGTGGACGGACCGCGCGGTGCGGGGCGGCGACGTCGACGCCCTGCTCGACTTCCGCGCGAAGGCGCCCGCGGCGCGCATCGCCCACCCCCGGACCGAGCATTTCGCGCCGCTGTTCATGGCGCTGGGAGCGGACGCGGACCAGGCGTCGAGGCGCCGGTCCGTGATCGACGGCTACTGGCTCGGGCTGGCGAAGCGCTCGTTCCAGTTCGGGTGAATTGTCACGTTCCGCCCGATTAGCCGGTCGGTCCGTCGGTCGCGGTCTCCATCTGGGTGAAACCGGTGCGCCACGAGGTCACCTGCGGCTTCCAGCCGAGGCCCAGCGCCTTGGCGTTGGACACCGGGCGGCCGGTCGTCGCGGCGTGCTTGCCGGCGCTGCCCGGGTGGGGAGCGCCGATCGCCGCGCTGTAGACGGGCAGCCAGTCGGCCGTGGTGGCGGGCTCGTCGTCCACGATGTTGACGGCGCCGGCCGGCCAGTCGAGCGCGGCGAGCGCCGCCGAGGCCGCGTCGTCGGCGTGCACGAAGGACGTCCACGAGGGCGCCAGCCGCAGCGTGCCCGCGCGGGCCCGCTCGGCGATCGCGCCGTCGGGGGCGTACCAGGTGCCGGGGCCGTAGAGCGCGCCGTACCGCAGCACGACGCCGCGCGGCATCTCGCCGACCGCGTCCTCCAGCGCCGCGACGCCCTCGTACGGGGGCAGCGTCGAGTCGAGCGGGTCGCTCTCGGCGGCCGCCGCGCCGCCCGGGACGTACAGCCAGGCGATGCTCTGCGCGACCATCGTCTCGACGCCCGCGGCCTTCGCCGCGTCCACCAGGTTGCGGGTGCCGGCGATGCGCAGCCGCGAGTTGGCGCCGAAGTCCTCCTCGCTGAGGTCGGTGAGCTGGTGGATCACGGCGTCCGGGCGCTCGGCCGCGACGGCGTCGCGGACCGCCGGGCCGTCGAGCACGTCCACGACGACGGGCGCGGCGCCGAGATCGCGCAGCAGCGCGGCGCGGTCGGACCGGCGCGTCGTCCCTGCGACCTCGTGGCCCGCCTGGACGAGCAGCGGGATCAGCCGGCGACCGACGACTCCGGTCGCTCCGGCGAGGAGAATCTTCAAGGGGGTACCTCCGCGACTGTCACGCCTTTGTGAGATCGTCTTTTGTAGGATCGTCCAGTGCACTCGCCCGGCGTTCGGCATGGTAGCCCCCCTGCGTCCGGTCGGACGACGTCGGACGAGCCGCACCGCCCCCGGGGTCCCGTCCGCCAATGAGCGTACCGCCGGGAACCGCCCGAACGCGTTTCGCATCCGGCGCGGACGAGAATTCCCGTCTTCGAGGACGGAACCGGCGGCGGAGGAGGGCGCACATGGAGATCACTCTCGTGCGGGGCGACATCACCGAGCAGGACGTCGACGCGGTCGTGAACGCGGCCAACTCGTCGCTGCTCGGAGGCGGCGGCGTGGACGGCGCGATCCACCGCCGGGGTGGGCGGGAGATCCTCGACGCGTGCCGTGACCTGCGCGCCTCGCATTACGGCGGCGGGCTGCCGACCGGTCGGGCGGTCGCGACCACGGCCGGGCGGCTGCCCGCCCGCTGGGTGATCCACACGGTCGGGCCGGTGTACTCCGCGTCCGACGACCGCTCCGGCCTGCTGGCCTCCTGCTACCGCGAGTCCCTCCGCGTCGCCGACGAGCTGGGCGCCGCCTCGGTCGCCTTCCCGGCCGTGTCGGCGGGCATCTTCGGCTGGCCGCTGGACGATGCCGCCCGGATCGCGGTCGGCACCGTCCGCTCCACTCCCACTCAGGTCGCCGACGTCCGGTTCGTCCTCTTCAGCGCGGACGTCTACGCCGCCTTCGAGCACGCTCTGGAATCGTCCTAACCCGGGTTCAGTCCTCCTTCTTGCGGGGCGGCACCACGAGGACGGGCCGGTGCGCGTGATGCAGCACGCGGGTCGACACGCTGCCCAAGATGACGGAACGGGCGCCCGCCAGGCCGCGCGAACCCGTGACGATCAACGACGCGTCCAGTTCGTCCGCGACGTCCACGATGGCGGCCCACACGGGTCCGCCGCCGCGCTCCGCACGCGTCGTCACCTCGGTCAGCCCGGCGGCGAGGGCGAGGTCGGCGCCCGCCCGCGCGAGCTGCTCGGCCTGCTTCTCCTCCTCCCAGGTGTCGCCGTCCTGCGGCCCGGCGGGGATCGGTGCCACGGCGGCGATCGGCGCCCAGGTGATCTGGGTCAGCAGCGGCTCCCACACCGTCATGATCACGGTCGGCTCGCCCTTCAGATGGCGTGCGGCGAACTCGATGGCGGTACGCGAGTCGTCAGAACCGTCGAATGCAATGAGAACTGTCATGAGGAGGACATTTCCAAGATCAGACCCGGTGGAACCCGAACGGCTCGCACAGTGGCCGATCTCTCAGCCGGCCTGCGGCGCGCGGCCGGTGCCGGGCGGCCCGGCGAACGCCTGGGCGATGTCCAGCCAGCGGTCGGCGTCCGGCCCGGTGGCGGTGAGGGCGAGATCGGCGCGGTGCCGGCGCTGCGCGACGGCGTGGCAGAAGTCGAGCGCGGGGCCGGTGACGGACTGGCGCGCGTCCGCCGGCCCCCACGTCCACTCCTCGCCGCCGGGGCCCGCCAGGACGACGCGGAACTCCTCGGCCGGCGGCTCCAGCCCGCGGTTGCGGTACGCGAAGTCGCGGGTCCGGACGCCGATGTGCGCGACGTGCCGGAGCCGGTGCGTCGGCTCGCGTCGGACCCCGAGCGCGTCGGCGACGTCCTCGCCGTGCGCCCACGTCTCCATCAGCCGCGCGGTCGCCAGCGTCGCGGCGCCCATCGGCGGGCCGAACCAGGGCAGCCGCGTACCGGGCGGGACGGCGGCGAGGGCGGCCACCATGCCGCGGCGCCCGTCGCGCCAGCGCGCGAGGAGCGCCGCCGGGTCCTCCTTCGCGCCCTCCCGCGCGCCCGTCTCGACATAGCCTTCGGGGTCGGCGAGGGCCGCCTCGACGAGCTCGGCGAACGCGCCGGCGTCGGTGGCCGCGACCACGGCCTGGTCGTCGGTCCAGGCGAGATGGGCGATCTGGTGCGCGATCGTCCAGCCCTCGGCGGGGGTCGGGTCCGCCCAGCGGGCGGCGGGCAGCGGCGCGACGAGGGCGTCGACGGAGTCGCCCTCGGCGGCGAGGTCGGCGAGCAGAGAGTGCAGATCTGGCATTCCGCCAGGATCGTCGGTCGCGCCGCCCCGGTACAGATCGGGCCCTACAAAACCGAACGTGGTTCTTTAGCCGGGCAGTCAGTCGAGGAGGGCGCGGGCGGCGGCGTAGTCGGCCTTGCCGTTCGGCAGGCGCAGGCCCGCGTCCGTCCGGACGAACGCCTTCGGGATCTTGTAGCGGGCCAGGTGGGCGGCGCAGCCCGCGCGCAGCTCCGCGTCGGACGGGCCCCCGGCGGGGCTGACCACCGCGACGATCTCGGTGCCCCAGTGCTCGCTCGGCCGGCCGACGACCAGCGCGTCCGCGACGCCCGGCAGCCCGCGCAGCACAGACTCGACCTCCTCCGCGAACACCTTCTCCCCGCCGGTGTTGATCGTGGTGGCCTCGCGGCCGTGGACCTCGACGGTGCCGTCCGCGAGCAGCCGCGCCCGGTCGCCCGCCACGACGAGGCGCTCGCCGTCCAGCGCCAGGAAGGTGCCCGCGGTCTTCGCCGGGTCGCCCAGGTAGCCGAGCGGGATCGCGTCGCCGCCCTTGGCCAGCCAGCCCAGCTCGTCCTCGCCGGGGGCGAGCCGCCGGGACCGGTCGGCGGACAGCACCGCCGTCCCGGGCGCCGCCGCGAACGTCCGCGCCGCCGAGCCGTTCCGGGTGACCTGGAACCCCGACTCCGACGAGCCGAGGACGTCCACGATCCGGGTCCGGGGGAGGAGCTCCAGCATCCGGGCCTTCACGCCGGGACTGATCGCGGCGGCCGAGTTCACGAACGTGCGGAGCGCGCCCAGGTCGTGCGGGCGCGCCTCCAGCGCCGCCGTGATCGGACGGGCGAACGCGTCCCCGACCAGCGGCATCCGGGTGACGCGCTCGCGCTCGGCGGTGGCCATCAGGTCGGCCGCGTCCAGGCCGTCCACCCGGTCGGGGAACACCACGCACCCGCCGCCGCACCAGGCGCCGAGCGCCGACCACGTGCCGGCCCCGTGCATCAGCGGCGGGCCGACCAGCACCCGCACGTCGCTGCGGACGGCCCGCGCGACGGCGTCCTCCAGATCGGTGACGGGGACGCCGTCGCGGCGCCGCAGGCCGAGCGGGCCGATCATCAGGTCGCCGATCCGCCACAGCACGCCCTTCGGCATGCCGGTCGTCCCGCCGGTGTAGAGGATGTGCAGGTCACCGGCCTCGGGGCGCACCGGCAGCGGGTCGGTCGACGCCTTGGCGAGGGCGTCCTCGTAGTCGAGCGCGCCGGGCAGCAGCGGGGCGCCGGACTCGTCCGCGACCTGGAGGAGCAGCGGGCGCTCGGCCAGCCGCTCGACGACCCGGCCGATGGCGTCCGCGAACCGCGCGTGGAAGAGCACGGCGGCCGGGCGGGCGTCGCCGAACAGGTGCGCCAGCTCGTCGTCCACGTACCGGTAGTTGACGTTGAACGGGGCGACCCGGGCCTTGTGCGCGCCGACCAGGCCCTCCAGGTACTCGGGGCCGTTGTGCAGGTAGAGCGCGAGATGGTCGTGCGGCGACTCCCACGGCTCGGCCGCCGTGCCGCGCAGGCCGAGGCCGTGCCCGTGCAGGACGTTCGCCAGCCGCCGGGTGCGGTCGGCCGTCTCGCGCCAGGTCGTCCGGCGGTCGCGCCACACCAGGCACTCGCGGTCGGGGATCGCGGCGGCGATGGCCTCGTGCAGTGTCGCCAGGTCGAGCATCGGCACTCCTCGGGGGGGACGGCGTCGGCAGCACCGTAACCGATAACTTACCGAACCTCATTCGGTGGACGTTGCGGGCGGTTCGCGGCGTCTTCGGCGTACAGGGCATAGGCCGCGAGAAGGAACAATTGCCAAGTGCCCCCAGCCCGCCGGCCGCGAGGAGAGGTGACTCGCGGCACCACCGCCCCCAACCGGCTCCGCCGCGTCGACCGCTGGATCGCCGCCACCCAGACCGGCCCCCTCCACGCCGACCCGCGCCCGCTGGCCGTCGATCTCGGCTACGGCGCCTCGCCGGTCACCACGTTCGAGATCTACGCCCGGCTGCGCGCCGTCGCACCGCGCCTGGAGGTCGTCGGCATCGAGATAGAGCCGGACCGCGTCGCCGCCGGCCGCACCCTCCTCGCCGCCCTCCGCGAACCCCCCGAACCCCCGGACCCGCCCCCGCCGCAGCCCTCCGGCAGCGGCAAAGGAGCCGAAGCCCCCAAAGGAGCCGTTGCCCTCAAAGGGGCCGTTGCCCTCAAAGGGGCCGGTGCCCTCAAAGGGGCCGGTGCCCTCAAAGGGGCCGGTGCCCTCAAAGGGGCCGGTGCCTTCAAAGGAGGGGCGGGGGTGAACCGTGCCGGGGCGGCGTTCGACGGGCTGTCGTTTCGGCGCGGGGGGTTCGAGTTGCCGGTGCCGCGGCCGCCTGCGCTGGTCAGAGCGTTCAACGTGCTGCGGCAGTACGACGAGACGGCCGCGTGGCGCGCATGGGACGATCTGCGCGCGCGCCTGGCGCCCTCGGGCGTCCTCGTGGAGGGGACGTGCGACGAGATCGGGCGCCGCGCGGTCTGGGTCACCCTCACCGCGGACGGGCCCCAGACCATCACGTTCGCCGCGCATCTGGGCTCGCTGGAACGTCCGTCCGTGCTGGCCGAGCGGCTGCCGAAGACGCTGATCCACCGGAACGTGCCGGGCGAGCCCGTCCACGCGCTGCTGGCGGACTTCGACCGCTGCTGGGCGACGGCCGCGCCGCACTCGGCGTTCGGCCCCCGCGCGCGCTGGGTCGAGGCGGTGTCGCTCCTGGCGCGGACCCACCCCGTCTTCACGCATCTGCCGTACGGCGGACGGCACCGGTGGCGCCTCGGCGAGGTCACCCTCCCCTGGACGGCGGTCGCCCCGCGAGGCTGAGCCCGCCGACGCTGAGCCCGCTGACGCTGAGCCCGCTACTCGCGGTGCAGCTTGTAGGGGGCGGCCTGCACGCGGGGCTGCACGTCGATGCGGTCGATGTTGACGTGCGCCGGGCGGGTGACGGCCCAGGCCACGCAGTCGGCGACGTCCTCGGCGACGAGCGGCTCCGGGACGCCCTCGTACGGCTTGGCGGCCCGCTCGGCGTCCCCGCGGAACCGGACCAGGGAGAACTCCTCCGTCTTCACCAGCCCCGGCGCGATCTCGGTGATGCGCACCGGCTCGGCGACCAGCTCCAGCCGCAGCACGTCGTTGACCGCGTAGGCGGCGTGCTTGGCCGCGTTGTACCCGCCGCCGCCCTCGTACGGGACGTGCGCGGCGAGCGAGGTGATGTTCACCACGTGCCCGGCGCCGCTCTCGACCAGCTTCGGCAGGACCGCCTTGGTCACCCGGACCAGGCCCAGCACGTTGGTGTCGTACATCGTCTGCCAGTCGGCGAGGTCGGCGGCCGCGACGCTCTCCAGGCCGACGGCGCCGCCCGCGTTGTTGACCAGCACGTGGCAGGTGTCGACCGCCGCCGCGAGCGCGTCCACCGACTCCTGCGACGTGACGTCCAGGGTGAGCGGGACGATCTTCGCGGCGCCCGGCACGGTCTCGGCGATCTCCTTGGCGAGGGCGTCGAGGCGGTCGCGGCGCCGCGCCGCGAGCACCACGTTGAACCCCTCCGCCGCCAGGCGCCGCGCCGTGGCGGCCCCGATCCCGCTGCTTGCTCCGGTCACTATCGCGGTCTTACGCATGCGACCAGGGTCCCAGAAGCGGTGCGCGGCACCACCGGTGGACCGGGTGCCGGTGAGACCGGTCACTGTGGCGAGAAGTCACGAATGTCCCCCTTCTCGTGGGAACACCAAACCGGGTCGATAGGTTGCACTACCGGAGGTGATGTTCAGTGTCGCGTCGTGTCAACCGGGTTGCGACGGTCAGTGTTCATACTTCCCCCCTTGACCAACCTGGTACCGGCGACGCGGGCGGCATGAACGTCTACATCGTCGAGGTGGCCAAGAGGCTGGCCGCGAGGGGCGTGGAAGTCGACATCTTCACCCGCGCGACGTCGCGGGCCCTGCCCCCGGTGGTCGAGCTCGCGCCGGGCGTGCTCGTCCGCAACGTCGTCGCCGGGCCGTTCGAGGAGCTGGACAAGACCGAGCTTCCCCGGCACCTGTGCGGGTTCACGTCCGGGGTGCTGCGCGTCGAGGCGGCCCACGACCCCGGCTACTACGACCTCCTGCACACGCACTACTGGCTGTCCGGGCAGGCCGGGTGGGCGGTCAAGCAGCGGTGGGGCGTCCCGCTCGTCCACTCCATGCACACGATGGCGAAGGTCAAGAACGCCGCCCTCGCCGACGACGACAAGCCCGAGCCCGCCGAGCGCGTGCTCGGTGAGGAGCAGGTCGCGGCGTCCTCCGACCAGCTCGTCGCCAACACCGGCAAGGAGGCCCGCGAACTCGTGGACCTCTACGGCGCCGACCCCTCGCGGGTCGCGACCGTCAGCCCCGGCGTCGACCTGTCGATGTTCCGCCCCGAGTCGCCGATCCTCGCCCGCAGCACCGGCCTCCTCCCGCACCGCACCGGCCCGGCCCGCCGCCGGCTCGGACTGCCGCGCGACGCGTACGTGCTGCTGTTCGTCGGCCGGATCCAGCCGCTCAAGGCGCCGGACGTCCTGCTGCGCGCCGTCGCCCGCATGCTCGCCGACGACCCGGCGCTGCGCGCCAAGCTCGTCGTCGCCGTCGTCGGCGGCCCGTCCGGTTCCGGCCGCTGCCGCCCCGAGGGGCTCCAGTCGCTCGCCGCCCAGCTGGGCATCACCGACGTCATGCGCTTCGAGCCGCCGTCCCCGCAGCACGAGCTGGCCGACTGGTACCGGGCCGCGGACGTCACCGTCGTCCCGTCCCACAGCGAGTCGTTCGGGCTCGTCGCCGTCGAGTCGCAGGCGTGCGGGACGCCCGTCGTCGCGTCCCGCGTCGGCGGCCTCTGCACGGCCGTCGCGGACGGGGAGTCCGGCGTGCTGATCTCCGGGCACGACCCCGCCGACTACGCCGCCGTCCTGCGCCGGCTGCACGCCGAACCCGGCCTGCACGCGCGCCTCGCCCGCGGCGCCGTCCGACATGCGGACGGCTTCGGCTGGGACGCCACCGTCGACCGCCTCCTCGACGTGTATACCGGTGCCATGTCGATCCCCGCCGTCAGTGTCGTCCCCGCAGAGGTCACCGCATGAGCCACGTCGAGACCATCAGAGAGACGCTTGAGGCGGCCGAGCTGGAGTTCGACGAGCCGCGCGAGAACGCGTTCTTCGTCAAGCTCCCCGGGCAGCACAAGCTCGCCACCATGACCTGGCTGCTCGTCGGCGACCACTCCCTGCACGTCGAGGCGTTCTTCTGCCGCCGCCCGGACGAGAACCACGCCGAGTTCTACCGGTTCCTGCTGGAGAAGAACGGCGGCATGTACGGGGTCGCGTTCGCCCTGGACGACGTCGGCGACGTGCACCTCGTCGGGAAGCTGCCCCTCGACTCGATCTCCGCGGACGAGATCGACCGCGTGCTCGGCTGCGTCCTCACCTACTCCGACGAGAACTTCGACAAGGCCCTGGAGCACGGGTTCAAGTCGTCCATCCAGCGCGAATGGGACTGGCGGGTGAAGCGCGGCGAGAGCCTCGCCAACCTGCGGGCGTTCGCCTCCTTCGCGGACCCGGCCAACCGCGAGTGACCTCCGGCGGGCCGATAGGCTCTGCTGCATGGCGACCCTGGTATTGCTCCGGCATGGCGAAAGCGTTTGGAACGCGGAGGGGCTGTTCACCGGCTGGGTGGACGTCGACCTGTCCGCGAAGGGCGAGAGCGAGGCGACCCGCGGCGGCGACCTGCTGCTCGACGCCGACATCACCCCCGACGTGCTGCACACCTCCCTGCTGAAGCGGGCCATCCGCACCGCCAACATCGCCCTGGACGTCGCGGACCTCCTCTGGATCCCGGTGAAGCGCTCCTGGCGGCTGAACGAGCGCCACTACGGCGCCCTCCAGGGCAAGAACAAGGCGCAGACGCGCGAGGAGTTCGGCGAAGAGCAGTTCATGACCTGGCGCCGCTCCTACGACACCCCGCCGCCGCCCATCAAGGACGACGACCCGCTGTCCCAGGTCAACGACCTGCGCTACGCCGAGCTGCCGTCCGAGCTGATCCCGCGCTCGGAGTGCCTCGCCGACGTCGTCGACCGGCTGCTGCCCTACTG
It encodes:
- a CDS encoding AMP-binding protein, which gives rise to MLDLATLHEAIAAAIPDRECLVWRDRRTTWRETADRTRRLANVLHGHGLGLRGTAAEPWESPHDHLALYLHNGPEYLEGLVGAHKARVAPFNVNYRYVDDELAHLFGDARPAAVLFHARFADAIGRVVERLAERPLLLQVADESGAPLLPGALDYEDALAKASTDPLPVRPEAGDLHILYTGGTTGMPKGVLWRIGDLMIGPLGLRRRDGVPVTDLEDAVARAVRSDVRVLVGPPLMHGAGTWSALGAWCGGGCVVFPDRVDGLDAADLMATAERERVTRMPLVGDAFARPITAALEARPHDLGALRTFVNSAAAISPGVKARMLELLPRTRIVDVLGSSESGFQVTRNGSAARTFAAAPGTAVLSADRSRRLAPGEDELGWLAKGGDAIPLGYLGDPAKTAGTFLALDGERLVVAGDRARLLADGTVEVHGREATTINTGGEKVFAEEVESVLRGLPGVADALVVGRPSEHWGTEIVAVVSPAGGPSDAELRAGCAAHLARYKIPKAFVRTDAGLRLPNGKADYAAARALLD
- a CDS encoding universal stress protein — protein: MTVLIAFDGSDDSRTAIEFAARHLKGEPTVIMTVWEPLLTQITWAPIAAVAPIPAGPQDGDTWEEEKQAEQLARAGADLALAAGLTEVTTRAERGGGPVWAAIVDVADELDASLIVTGSRGLAGARSVILGSVSTRVLHHAHRPVLVVPPRKKED
- a CDS encoding TIGR03084 family metal-binding protein, whose translation is MPDLHSLLADLAAEGDSVDALVAPLPAARWADPTPAEGWTIAHQIAHLAWTDDQAVVAATDAGAFAELVEAALADPEGYVETGAREGAKEDPAALLARWRDGRRGMVAALAAVPPGTRLPWFGPPMGAATLATARLMETWAHGEDVADALGVRREPTHRLRHVAHIGVRTRDFAYRNRGLEPPAEEFRVVLAGPGGEEWTWGPADARQSVTGPALDFCHAVAQRRHRADLALTATGPDADRWLDIAQAFAGPPGTGRAPQAG
- a CDS encoding O-acetyl-ADP-ribose deacetylase, whose amino-acid sequence is MEITLVRGDITEQDVDAVVNAANSSLLGGGGVDGAIHRRGGREILDACRDLRASHYGGGLPTGRAVATTAGRLPARWVIHTVGPVYSASDDRSGLLASCYRESLRVADELGAASVAFPAVSAGIFGWPLDDAARIAVGTVRSTPTQVADVRFVLFSADVYAAFEHALESS
- a CDS encoding class I SAM-dependent methyltransferase yields the protein MTRGTTAPNRLRRVDRWIAATQTGPLHADPRPLAVDLGYGASPVTTFEIYARLRAVAPRLEVVGIEIEPDRVAAGRTLLAALREPPEPPDPPPPQPSGSGKGAEAPKGAVALKGAVALKGAGALKGAGALKGAGALKGAGAFKGGAGVNRAGAAFDGLSFRRGGFELPVPRPPALVRAFNVLRQYDETAAWRAWDDLRARLAPSGVLVEGTCDEIGRRAVWVTLTADGPQTITFAAHLGSLERPSVLAERLPKTLIHRNVPGEPVHALLADFDRCWATAAPHSAFGPRARWVEAVSLLARTHPVFTHLPYGGRHRWRLGEVTLPWTAVAPRG
- a CDS encoding NAD(P)-dependent oxidoreductase, which gives rise to MKILLAGATGVVGRRLIPLLVQAGHEVAGTTRRSDRAALLRDLGAAPVVVDVLDGPAVRDAVAAERPDAVIHQLTDLSEEDFGANSRLRIAGTRNLVDAAKAAGVETMVAQSIAWLYVPGGAAAAESDPLDSTLPPYEGVAALEDAVGEMPRGVVLRYGALYGPGTWYAPDGAIAERARAGTLRLAPSWTSFVHADDAASAALAALDWPAGAVNIVDDEPATTADWLPVYSAAIGAPHPGSAGKHAATTGRPVSNAKALGLGWKPQVTSWRTGFTQMETATDGPTG